CCTGATCGTTACAGTTCGCTTTACTAATTCGGATTTCTTCCCCTGAAACCTCAATCGTGTTAGTATGTCCATCCGGTTGTTTCACATCAAAGCTTTCCGTTCCTTTGTGTCCAGTGAGCGTAACGGTCTTATATTCTTTACTATCAACAGAAATAACCGCAACAAGCTCTTTCTTTCCACTAGCAGGAGCCGGTTCATTCGCTTTTACATATGAAAAAATAGCAATCGGCAAAAAGGAGAGTATACAAAGAGATAAAATAATAATAATATCCCAACGCTTCACCATAGAAAGATACTTCTTCACCGTATTGCCTCCTTTCAAAATGTCATGTACAAATCCTATTTTAAAGGATAATGCCTAAATATAATAGGAAAAAGTTCAAGAAATAAACAAATAATAAAAACGGAAGCACCTCCTATGCCAAAACTGGCTTTTGGATGCACTCCCGAGTTTTTATTTAAAATTTAACTAGTTAATTTACTTGTCTCTGTAAACGGATCTTGGCTTACCGTACCACCAGTGACCAAGATGTTTTTGGAACCATGGAACAGCCCAATAATCAAGACCAAATGTGCGTCCAGCGCCATTTAGAAGTGCGATAGAAGCTGGTAACGCCCAGAATTTGTCCCAACCAAGCATAGCGCTTAGTGTAAACATTACTAGGAATCCAGCACTTCCGATACTTACAAGCCAAGTGAATAGACCAACTACCATAGCAAGACCGATTGCAAGTTCAACGAAAGGTACAACTTTTTGCATTACTAGTGCAACGTCAAGGTTTGGCATTAGAAGTTCCATAATCCACTGGAACCAACCAGGCATATGACTAAGAATTGGAGTAGTTACGTTTGTTGCAGCAGCCCCAGCAGCATCACCGGCAGCTTGACTAGCGCCAGATGTAGCAGCAGTTTGTAACCATTCGAATGGCATTTTAGAGCTTGTTGCAGTTAACCAAGAGTCAGAACCGATACCGTTAAATAAAGGTTTTAAGTTTGTAATACTTACTTTATCCCATGTAGTTTCACCGTAGATTTTAGAAAGAGCTTCGTCAATCCAGAACCAACCTAGATATACACGTAAAGGAAGAACCCAAAGTACGTTACCGTAACGAGAAGTCCAACCACGGAAGATATTACGGTGATCTTTAATGTGGAAGAATTCATGCATGATATATTGCCACATGTAGTAACCACTACGGATACCGAAGAAGTAATACAAGTTAACCATATGTTTCATTAAAATAGCGAACCAACCAGAAAGATGCATGCCACCAAGATGAGCAACACCATATTTAGCTCCGATAGAAACCATTACACCGTGGTATTTACCTTGGAATGGTTCTTTTTCGCCAGTACCGCTCATTTCAACGATGATGCTTTTCGCTGCAGTTAATGCAGTTTGTTCAGCACCTTCAACGATTTGCGGTGTAGGTTTGCCTTCTTCATCTTCAAAGTAAGCAAGGTCACCAACGACATAAACATCTTTAAGACCGTCAGCTTCCATATATTGGTTTACTTTCAAACGGCCTGCACGAGCAGATTCCATGCCGTAATCTTTTGTATCAGAGTTAGCGCGAACACCAGCAGTCCAAATTAATGTACTTGTTGGAAGCTCCTCGCCAGATTTAAGTACGATGCTTTCAGGTTTA
This genomic stretch from Listeria swaminathanii harbors:
- a CDS encoding FAD-dependent oxidoreductase, whose translation is MPEKNIVLIGAGYAGVHAAKKLAKKYKKDKDVNITLIDRHSYHTMMTELHEVAGGRVEPTAIQYDLRRLFNRTKVNLVTDNVTHVDHDKKVVTTEHGSYPFDYLVLGMGGEPNDFGTPGVGENGFTLWSWEDSVKLRNHIEETVTKASREQDVEKRKAMLTFVVCGSGFTGIEMVGELLEWKDRLAKDNKIDASEIKLVVVEAAPTILNMLERRDADKAERYMVKKGIEIMKNAAIVEVKPESIVLKSGEELPTSTLIWTAGVRANSDTKDYGMESARAGRLKVNQYMEADGLKDVYVVGDLAYFEDEEGKPTPQIVEGAEQTALTAAKSIIVEMSGTGEKEPFQGKYHGVMVSIGAKYGVAHLGGMHLSGWFAILMKHMVNLYYFFGIRSGYYMWQYIMHEFFHIKDHRNIFRGWTSRYGNVLWVLPLRVYLGWFWIDEALSKIYGETTWDKVSITNLKPLFNGIGSDSWLTATSSKMPFEWLQTAATSGASQAAGDAAGAAATNVTTPILSHMPGWFQWIMELLMPNLDVALVMQKVVPFVELAIGLAMVVGLFTWLVSIGSAGFLVMFTLSAMLGWDKFWALPASIALLNGAGRTFGLDYWAVPWFQKHLGHWWYGKPRSVYRDK
- the eetA gene encoding flavin-based extracellular electron transfer system protein EetA produces the protein MKKYLSMVKRWDIIIILSLCILSFLPIAIFSYVKANEPAPASGKKELVAVISVDSKEYKTVTLTGHKGTESFDVKQPDGHTNTIEVSGEEIRISKANCNDQVCVRTGAIDKQGDTVVCLPHKLVIEVKASDGSSGDSDDPIISS